A genome region from Neptunomonas japonica JAMM 1380 includes the following:
- a CDS encoding aromatic/alkene/methane monooxygenase hydroxylase/oxygenase subunit alpha, with amino-acid sequence MAAKKLNLKDKYRLLTRDLDWEFSYQDRKEAFPYEEFEGIKITDWSKWEDPFRLTMDSYWKYQAEKEKKLYAILDAFSQNNGQTNISDPRYVNALKIFLTGVSPLEYQAYQGFAQTGREFGGVGARVACQMQSIDELRHVQTQIHAMSHYNKFFDGFQEFSHQHDRIWYLSVPKSFFNDARAAGPFEFMVAIGFSFEYVLTNLLFVPFMSGAAYNGDMATVTFGFSAQSDEARHMTLGLEVIKFLLEQHEDNVPIVQKWIDKWFWRGTRLLTIVAMMMDYMLPNKVMSWKEAWEVYFEEAGGALFKDLARYGIRMPKYAETIEKEKEHISHQAWWTFYTHGHATGFHTWIPSDEELDWLSEKYPDTFDKYYRPRWEMAKEMEAKGERFYTKALPQLCTVCQIPMLFTEMDDPTQTCYRSSDYEENKYHFCSDGCKDIFDDEPEKYVQSWLPVHQIFQGNCGGPDVEDILRDYYRINVGADNMDMKGSPDELRWKEWKGTA; translated from the coding sequence ATGGCTGCTAAAAAGCTCAATTTAAAAGATAAATATCGTTTGCTGACGCGCGATTTGGATTGGGAGTTCTCCTACCAAGATCGTAAAGAAGCGTTTCCTTACGAAGAGTTCGAGGGAATAAAAATTACTGACTGGTCAAAATGGGAAGACCCATTTCGTTTGACTATGGATAGTTATTGGAAATATCAAGCTGAGAAAGAGAAGAAACTGTACGCGATATTGGATGCTTTTTCACAAAATAACGGACAAACCAATATTTCAGATCCGCGATATGTCAATGCACTCAAAATATTCCTGACAGGGGTGTCGCCGCTTGAATATCAAGCATACCAAGGGTTTGCGCAGACAGGGCGTGAATTTGGCGGTGTTGGTGCACGTGTTGCTTGTCAGATGCAATCCATTGATGAGTTACGTCACGTCCAGACTCAGATTCATGCAATGAGTCATTACAATAAGTTTTTTGATGGATTTCAGGAGTTCAGCCATCAGCATGACCGCATTTGGTATCTGTCAGTACCTAAATCGTTCTTTAACGATGCGCGCGCAGCGGGGCCTTTTGAGTTCATGGTTGCCATCGGATTCTCATTTGAATATGTCTTAACTAACCTATTGTTTGTGCCCTTTATGTCAGGTGCTGCTTACAACGGGGATATGGCAACAGTGACTTTCGGTTTTTCTGCGCAGTCCGATGAAGCTCGCCACATGACACTTGGGCTGGAGGTCATCAAGTTCTTGCTTGAGCAGCATGAAGATAATGTGCCGATTGTACAAAAATGGATTGATAAATGGTTCTGGCGCGGCACGCGACTGCTCACTATTGTTGCCATGATGATGGATTACATGCTGCCAAATAAAGTGATGAGTTGGAAGGAAGCATGGGAGGTCTATTTCGAGGAGGCGGGTGGCGCACTGTTTAAAGACTTAGCGCGTTACGGTATCCGCATGCCTAAGTACGCTGAAACTATCGAAAAAGAAAAAGAGCATATCTCGCATCAGGCGTGGTGGACTTTTTACACGCATGGTCATGCTACCGGTTTCCATACCTGGATACCTTCAGATGAAGAACTGGATTGGTTGAGCGAAAAGTATCCAGATACCTTCGATAAGTACTACCGTCCTCGTTGGGAAATGGCCAAAGAAATGGAAGCTAAAGGTGAACGTTTTTATACCAAAGCCTTGCCGCAGTTGTGCACTGTTTGTCAAATCCCAATGCTGTTTACTGAGATGGATGATCCAACTCAGACATGTTATCGCAGCTCAGACTATGAAGAAAATAAGTACCACTTTTGTTCAGACGGTTGTAAAGACATCTTTGATGATGAACCGGAAAAATATGTGCAGTCGTGGTTGCCTGTACATCAAATTTTTCAGGGTAACTGCGGTGGTCCTGATGTAGAGGATATTTTACGTGATTACTATCGTATCAATGTGGGTGCCGACAACATGGATATGAAAGGCTCGCCAGATGAGTTGCGCTGGAAAGAGTGGAAAGGTACAGCCTAA
- a CDS encoding phenol hydroxylase subunit P4, with amino-acid sequence MPVHAITPNYSGEVKDRIENFNGNQVVYVGWDKHLMFCAPFAFPLPPDMPFRVLFESVMPDPFCVHPEWEKIDWSNVSWLLDGKPFTPQLDIALQDQGIGHKSVVRFQTPELLGFQNSGV; translated from the coding sequence ATGCCAGTACATGCAATTACGCCGAATTATAGCGGCGAGGTCAAAGATCGAATTGAGAATTTTAATGGTAACCAAGTTGTTTATGTGGGTTGGGACAAGCATTTAATGTTTTGTGCGCCGTTTGCATTTCCTTTACCGCCTGATATGCCATTTCGTGTTTTATTTGAAAGCGTTATGCCAGATCCTTTCTGTGTACATCCAGAATGGGAAAAAATTGACTGGAGCAACGTGAGTTGGTTGTTAGACGGTAAGCCGTTCACGCCACAACTTGATATTGCATTACAAGATCAGGGGATCGGGCATAAGTCGGTAGTACGCTTTCAGACGCCTGAACTTCTGGGTTTTCAGAATTCTGGAGTATAA
- a CDS encoding NADH:ubiquinone reductase (Na(+)-transporting) subunit F, which translates to MTYEVTVEPTGDVIEVEEGQTILDAALRQGVWLPFACGHGTCATCKVMVLEGDSDLGNASPFALMDVEREEGKILACCAMPESDMVIEADIDVDPDFQGNPVYDMIGTVTEIRDLSPTIKGIHFKLDRVMEFQAGQYINLRIPGVEGSRAFSIANKPGDNKVLELHVRHVQGGAGTTWLHENLELGDTLDVSGPYGQFFVRKSDQQGAIFIAGGSGLSSPQSMILDMLEEGDSRQIYLFQGARNVGELYNREIFEALDQQHENFHYIPALNAPLAEDNWQGFNGYVHEAAKSFFDNRFSGHKAYLCGPPPMIDAAITTLMQGRLFERDIHMERFFTAADGSEEQTRSALFKRI; encoded by the coding sequence ATGACTTATGAAGTAACGGTTGAACCGACGGGTGATGTTATTGAGGTTGAGGAGGGGCAGACCATTCTTGATGCGGCATTACGTCAAGGAGTTTGGTTGCCATTTGCTTGCGGGCATGGAACTTGCGCTACTTGCAAAGTAATGGTGTTAGAGGGGGATTCAGATTTAGGTAACGCATCACCTTTTGCGTTGATGGATGTAGAGCGTGAAGAAGGCAAAATACTTGCCTGTTGCGCTATGCCTGAGTCAGACATGGTCATAGAAGCTGATATTGACGTCGACCCAGATTTTCAGGGAAACCCGGTATACGACATGATTGGTACGGTCACTGAAATACGTGACTTGTCTCCTACAATTAAAGGCATTCACTTTAAGCTTGATAGAGTGATGGAATTTCAAGCGGGGCAATATATTAACCTACGTATTCCGGGTGTCGAAGGCTCTCGTGCATTTTCTATCGCCAATAAACCGGGTGACAATAAGGTGCTGGAGCTGCATGTACGTCATGTGCAGGGGGGCGCCGGTACCACATGGCTACATGAAAATCTGGAGCTGGGTGATACGCTTGATGTATCTGGGCCCTATGGTCAATTTTTTGTACGTAAGTCTGACCAGCAAGGCGCAATATTTATTGCGGGTGGTTCTGGCCTTTCTAGTCCGCAATCAATGATTCTGGATATGCTCGAAGAGGGTGACTCGCGTCAGATATATTTGTTTCAGGGCGCTCGCAATGTGGGAGAGCTTTACAACAGGGAGATTTTTGAAGCGCTTGACCAGCAGCATGAAAACTTTCATTACATACCAGCGCTTAATGCACCTTTGGCTGAAGATAATTGGCAAGGGTTTAATGGTTATGTGCATGAGGCAGCCAAATCTTTCTTTGATAATCGCTTTTCTGGCCACAAGGCTTATTTATGTGGTCCCCCGCCTATGATTGATGCTGCGATCACGACATTGATGCAAGGGCGTTTGTTTGAACGTGATATCCATATGGAGCGTTTCTTTACTGCAGCAGATGGTAGTGAGGAGCAAACTAGGTCGGCATTGTTTAAACGTATTTAA
- a CDS encoding 2Fe-2S iron-sulfur cluster-binding protein: protein MTDSKLMAKRYQVEVINHQRSFTALEGCSLLMSMERSGTQAIKVGCRGGGCGMCKIRVIKGRYISKRMSRAHVSESDEQRGLVLACRVFPQEDLTIESDLIVDSISEK, encoded by the coding sequence ATGACAGACAGCAAGCTGATGGCGAAGAGGTACCAGGTTGAGGTTATTAATCACCAGCGGAGCTTTACTGCGCTAGAGGGGTGTTCCTTGCTGATGTCGATGGAGCGTAGCGGTACACAGGCTATAAAAGTGGGGTGTCGTGGTGGTGGTTGCGGTATGTGCAAAATTCGTGTGATCAAAGGCCGCTATATCAGTAAACGCATGAGTCGTGCGCATGTGAGCGAGTCTGACGAACAGCGAGGTCTTGTACTGGCGTGTCGCGTTTTTCCACAAGAAGACCTGACAATTGAATCAGACCTGATCGTGGATAGCATATCTGAAAAATAA
- a CDS encoding catechol 2,3-dioxygenase, protein MKKGVMRPGHIQLRVLDIEEALKHYRDLIGLIEVHRDAQGRVYLKGWTEVDKFSVVLREADQPGMDFVSYKCVSEAVVDQLRDELAAFGCNVEDIPADELDGCGRRVRFDSPTGHMFEIFATKEQTGKWGVSAVNPEAWPRELTGMKATRFDHCLLYGDDLEGSLKLFCDVLGFDIAEQVLDENGERIAQFLTASLKAHDVAFIKHPEKGKFHHASFYLNTWEEVLRAADLISMTDTSLDIGPTRHGLTHGQTIYFFDPSGNRSEVFCGGDYHYPDHPPVTWTADHLGKAIFYHTRELNERFLTALT, encoded by the coding sequence ATGAAAAAAGGAGTTATGCGTCCCGGGCATATCCAGTTACGGGTGCTAGATATAGAAGAAGCGTTGAAACATTATCGTGACCTTATTGGCTTGATTGAGGTGCATCGTGATGCTCAGGGCCGTGTCTACCTTAAGGGTTGGACTGAAGTTGATAAGTTTTCAGTGGTGCTTCGTGAAGCAGATCAGCCCGGTATGGATTTTGTTAGCTACAAATGTGTGAGTGAGGCTGTTGTTGATCAACTGCGTGATGAGCTAGCTGCCTTTGGTTGCAATGTGGAAGATATTCCGGCCGATGAGCTGGATGGTTGTGGCCGTCGAGTACGATTTGATTCTCCGACAGGGCATATGTTTGAGATTTTCGCTACAAAAGAGCAAACCGGTAAATGGGGTGTATCTGCCGTTAACCCTGAAGCCTGGCCTCGTGAACTGACAGGTATGAAGGCGACACGTTTTGATCATTGCCTATTGTATGGAGATGACCTAGAAGGATCATTAAAGCTGTTTTGCGATGTTCTAGGGTTTGATATCGCTGAACAGGTTCTGGATGAGAATGGAGAACGTATAGCGCAGTTCTTGACGGCTTCTCTTAAAGCCCATGATGTTGCTTTTATTAAGCACCCTGAGAAAGGTAAGTTCCATCATGCATCTTTCTATCTGAATACATGGGAGGAGGTGTTGCGTGCCGCAGATCTTATCTCGATGACAGATACATCTTTGGATATTGGGCCAACACGTCACGGGTTAACACACGGCCAAACTATCTACTTTTTTGACCCATCGGGCAACCGTTCTGAAGTGTTCTGCGGTGGTGATTATCACTATCCAGATCACCCGCCAGTGACATGGACTGCTGACCACCTCGGCAAAGCAATTTTCTATCACACACGTGAACTTAATGAACGTTTCTTGACGGCATTAACCTGA
- a CDS encoding 2-hydroxymuconic semialdehyde dehydrogenase, with protein MKEFKHFINGEFTGSASGKTFENRNPVDNSLLGLVHEAGKTEVAAAVAAAKKAMHGPWAKLTQAARIDMLNRVADRINERFEEFLDAECKDTGKPRKVASHIDIPRGAANFKAFSETLANHPTESFKLDTPDGQGALNYGHRKPKGVVAVISPWNLPLLLMTFKVGPALACGNTVVIKPSEETPATATLLGEVMNECGVPAGVYNVVHGFGGDSAGAFLTAHPDVDAITFTGETRTGEVIMRAASVGLRNISMECGGKNPGIVFSDCDMEKAIEGTMRSAFVNCGQVCLGTERVYVERPIYEVFVQRLKEGVAKLKLGRPEDPEVDFGPLVSLEHKEKVLSYYNLAVEEGATVVIGGGVPDMGTELNNGAWVEPTIWTDLADDARVINEEIFGPCCHIRPFDTEAEVIALANDTTYGLAATVWTENTSRATRVAEAMDVGLVWVNSWFLRDLRTAFGGAKQSGIGREGGVHGLEFYTELKNICIKL; from the coding sequence ATGAAAGAATTTAAGCATTTTATTAATGGCGAGTTCACCGGATCCGCCAGTGGAAAAACCTTCGAAAACCGTAATCCCGTTGATAATAGCTTATTAGGATTGGTTCATGAAGCGGGCAAAACAGAAGTGGCAGCTGCTGTTGCTGCTGCGAAAAAAGCGATGCATGGGCCTTGGGCTAAGTTAACGCAAGCGGCTCGAATCGATATGTTGAACCGAGTGGCAGATCGCATTAACGAGCGTTTTGAAGAGTTCCTAGATGCAGAGTGTAAAGACACGGGCAAGCCGCGCAAAGTCGCATCACATATCGATATTCCTCGTGGTGCTGCAAATTTCAAAGCTTTTTCCGAAACCTTAGCCAACCATCCGACTGAGTCATTCAAGCTGGATACACCGGATGGCCAAGGCGCGCTCAACTATGGTCATCGTAAGCCTAAAGGTGTGGTAGCGGTTATCAGTCCTTGGAATTTACCGCTACTGCTGATGACTTTTAAAGTTGGGCCGGCACTTGCGTGCGGTAATACGGTAGTCATCAAACCTTCAGAAGAAACTCCGGCCACAGCAACCTTGTTGGGTGAAGTGATGAATGAGTGTGGCGTTCCTGCCGGGGTGTATAACGTTGTTCATGGTTTTGGTGGCGATTCAGCAGGTGCATTCTTAACAGCTCATCCTGATGTTGATGCGATCACCTTTACCGGCGAAACACGTACAGGTGAAGTCATCATGCGAGCGGCCTCCGTTGGGCTACGTAATATTTCGATGGAGTGTGGTGGTAAAAACCCGGGAATCGTTTTTTCGGATTGCGATATGGAAAAAGCGATTGAAGGGACCATGCGCTCTGCTTTTGTGAATTGTGGTCAAGTGTGTTTAGGCACTGAGAGAGTCTATGTTGAACGGCCAATTTATGAGGTGTTTGTGCAGCGACTTAAAGAAGGTGTTGCCAAATTGAAGTTAGGGCGACCTGAAGATCCCGAGGTCGATTTTGGCCCTCTGGTTAGTCTTGAGCATAAAGAGAAAGTGCTCTCTTACTACAACTTAGCAGTTGAAGAGGGTGCAACCGTGGTCATTGGTGGTGGTGTTCCTGACATGGGAACTGAACTGAACAATGGGGCTTGGGTTGAGCCTACTATCTGGACTGACCTTGCTGACGATGCTCGTGTGATTAATGAAGAGATATTTGGTCCTTGTTGCCATATTCGCCCGTTTGATACAGAAGCCGAAGTGATCGCCTTAGCTAATGATACAACTTATGGCTTGGCGGCAACTGTGTGGACAGAAAATACCTCACGTGCCACACGTGTTGCAGAAGCTATGGATGTTGGGTTGGTGTGGGTTAATAGCTGGTTCTTGCGTGATCTACGTACTGCGTTTGGCGGCGCTAAGCAGTCAGGTATTGGGCGTGAAGGTGGTGTGCATGGGTTGGAGTTTTATACCGAGCTTAAAAATATCTGTATCAAACTTTAA
- the dmpE gene encoding 2-oxopent-4-enoate hydratase translates to MEKELITQCGDELYEALSGRRTLRPFTERFSDISIEDAYHISLRMVERRVAAGERIIGKKIGVTSKVVQNMLNVHQPDFGYLTDKMAYSQGQEVPISELLIQPKAEGEIAFILKKDLIGPGITNADVLAATECVMPCFEIVDSRIEDWQIKIQDTVADNASCGLFVLGDSAVNPRKVDLTTCGMVVEKNGSIISTGAGAAALGSPVNCVTWLANRLGEFGIPLQAGEVILSGSLVPLEPVKAGDYMSVSIGGMGSASVRFV, encoded by the coding sequence ATGGAAAAAGAACTAATTACGCAGTGCGGCGATGAGCTGTACGAAGCATTAAGTGGGCGCCGCACATTGCGCCCTTTTACTGAGCGGTTCAGCGATATCAGCATTGAGGATGCTTACCATATTTCCTTGCGTATGGTTGAGCGTCGTGTGGCAGCGGGGGAGCGCATTATAGGCAAAAAAATTGGAGTGACCTCCAAGGTTGTGCAAAACATGCTCAATGTACATCAACCCGATTTTGGTTACCTGACCGACAAAATGGCGTACAGCCAAGGTCAGGAAGTGCCAATTAGTGAGTTATTGATTCAGCCAAAAGCTGAAGGGGAGATCGCTTTTATCCTGAAAAAAGACTTAATCGGCCCAGGAATTACCAACGCTGATGTTCTGGCAGCAACAGAGTGTGTGATGCCGTGCTTTGAAATTGTTGATTCACGTATCGAAGACTGGCAGATAAAAATTCAGGACACAGTGGCAGATAACGCCTCTTGTGGCTTGTTTGTCCTTGGTGATAGTGCCGTAAATCCTCGAAAAGTTGATTTAACCACGTGCGGCATGGTTGTTGAAAAAAATGGTTCGATTATCAGCACAGGTGCCGGTGCAGCAGCCCTTGGTAGCCCGGTTAACTGTGTGACGTGGCTGGCTAATAGGCTGGGCGAATTTGGCATTCCATTGCAAGCAGGCGAAGTGATTCTCTCAGGTTCATTAGTGCCGTTGGAGCCTGTTAAGGCAGGTGACTACATGAGTGTCAGCATTGGTGGTATGGGTTCGGCTTCCGTACGTTTTGTCTGA
- a CDS encoding acetaldehyde dehydrogenase (acetylating): MSKKLKAVIIGPGNIGTDLLMKMMRSEWIEPVWMVGIDPESEGLKRAKEMGMKVSLTGVDGMLEHIVEDDIRVAFDATSAYVHAENSRKLNELGVIMIDLTPAAIGPFCVPPVNLQDHAKNLEMNVNMVTCGGQATIPMVAAVSRVQPVEYGEIVATVSSRSVGPGTRQNIDEFTRTTSGAVEKVGGAKKGKAIIVINPAEPPLLMRDTVHCLTETEPEQDAITESVHAMVKEVQKYVPGYRLVNGPIFDGRKVTVFMEVEGLGDFLPKYAGNLDIMTAAALRTAEMFAEEAASDTITLPARG; encoded by the coding sequence ATGAGTAAAAAGCTAAAAGCAGTGATTATCGGGCCAGGAAATATTGGTACCGATCTATTAATGAAAATGATGCGCTCCGAGTGGATCGAACCTGTATGGATGGTGGGTATTGATCCTGAATCTGAAGGTCTCAAACGGGCTAAAGAGATGGGGATGAAAGTCTCTCTTACGGGGGTCGATGGTATGCTTGAGCACATTGTTGAAGATGATATCCGTGTGGCGTTTGATGCAACTTCTGCATATGTTCATGCTGAAAACAGCCGCAAACTCAATGAGCTTGGCGTGATTATGATCGATCTAACCCCGGCTGCTATCGGTCCATTTTGTGTGCCTCCGGTCAACTTGCAAGATCATGCCAAAAATCTTGAGATGAATGTCAATATGGTGACCTGTGGTGGTCAGGCTACTATTCCTATGGTGGCGGCAGTGTCACGTGTGCAACCTGTTGAGTATGGCGAAATTGTTGCAACAGTTTCGTCCCGATCAGTCGGGCCTGGAACACGTCAAAACATCGATGAATTCACACGTACGACTTCAGGGGCTGTTGAAAAAGTTGGGGGGGCAAAAAAAGGTAAGGCAATTATTGTGATTAACCCAGCAGAGCCGCCTTTGCTGATGCGTGACACTGTGCATTGCTTGACAGAAACAGAGCCTGAACAAGACGCTATTACTGAGTCCGTTCATGCCATGGTGAAAGAGGTACAGAAGTATGTGCCGGGTTATCGCCTTGTTAATGGCCCTATTTTTGATGGTCGTAAGGTGACGGTCTTTATGGAGGTTGAAGGTCTAGGAGATTTCTTGCCTAAGTATGCTGGTAACCTCGATATTATGACTGCTGCAGCATTGCGTACAGCAGAAATGTTTGCCGAAGAAGCGGCAAGCGACACTATCACCCTTCCCGCACGCGGTTAA
- the dmpG gene encoding 4-hydroxy-2-oxovalerate aldolase, with amino-acid sequence MNIKGQKVTLHDMSLRDGMHAKQHQISLEQMIAVATDLDDAGMPLIEVTHGDGLGGASLNYGFPAHTDEEYLNAVVPKMKNAKISALLLPGIGTVDHLKMAKDCGVTTIRVATHCTEADVSEQHIGMAAKMGMDTVGFLMMAHMVSAEKVLEQAKLMQSYGANCIYCTDSAGYMLPDEVTEKLGLLRAELNPNVELGFHGHHNLAMGIANSLAAIEAGASRIDGSVAGLGAGAGNTPLEVLVAVLDRMDAVSGVDLYKIMDVAEDLIVPLMDNPIRLDRDALTLGYAGVYSSFLLFAKRAEAKYGISARDILVELGRRGTVGGQEDMIEDLALTMAKAKGVL; translated from the coding sequence ATGAATATTAAAGGACAAAAAGTCACTCTTCACGATATGAGTTTGCGTGACGGAATGCATGCTAAACAGCATCAAATTTCACTGGAGCAGATGATAGCGGTCGCCACCGATTTAGATGACGCGGGTATGCCGTTGATTGAAGTAACGCATGGTGATGGTTTAGGCGGTGCATCACTGAATTATGGTTTTCCTGCGCACACTGATGAGGAGTATCTCAACGCCGTTGTTCCAAAAATGAAAAATGCAAAAATATCCGCTTTACTGCTGCCTGGAATAGGCACGGTTGATCATCTGAAAATGGCAAAAGACTGTGGCGTAACCACTATTCGTGTGGCGACCCATTGTACTGAGGCAGATGTGTCGGAACAGCATATTGGTATGGCGGCTAAAATGGGAATGGATACCGTTGGCTTTTTGATGATGGCGCATATGGTGTCAGCAGAGAAAGTACTTGAGCAGGCTAAGTTAATGCAAAGCTATGGTGCTAACTGTATCTATTGCACTGATTCAGCAGGCTACATGCTGCCGGATGAGGTAACTGAAAAGCTCGGGCTGTTACGAGCTGAGTTGAACCCTAATGTCGAGTTAGGATTTCATGGGCATCATAATTTGGCAATGGGTATCGCCAACTCACTGGCTGCGATTGAGGCCGGTGCTAGCCGTATTGATGGCTCTGTTGCTGGCTTAGGTGCTGGGGCGGGAAACACGCCTTTGGAAGTATTGGTTGCTGTACTGGATCGAATGGATGCGGTTTCAGGTGTTGATCTTTACAAAATTATGGATGTTGCCGAAGACCTTATCGTACCGCTGATGGACAACCCTATTCGTTTAGATCGGGATGCATTAACGCTTGGTTACGCCGGTGTTTATAGCTCCTTCTTATTGTTCGCTAAGCGTGCTGAAGCAAAATATGGCATTTCGGCACGCGATATTTTGGTTGAGCTTGGGCGTCGCGGAACGGTGGGGGGGCAAGAAGACATGATCGAAGATTTGGCACTAACAATGGCAAAAGCGAAAGGGGTACTCTAA
- the dmpH gene encoding 2-oxo-3-hexenedioate decarboxylase — MNESKGNLTQSQIEELAIHLENAELQAYEVTKITDDFPSMTYQDAFDIQWEIRRRKEARGNKIVGMKMGLTSWAKMSQMGVENPCYGFLADYFAIPDGGEVKHDELIHPKIEAELAFVTKAPLKGPGCHIGDVLRATDFVMPAVEVIDSRYKDFKFDLKSVIADNSSSSRFITGGRMADTADLDLKNLGVVMEVNGEVVATGAGAAVLGHPAASVAMLANMLGERGEEIPAGTFIMIGAITAAVQVNKGDSFCVRYQDLGTLTGKFV; from the coding sequence ATGAACGAGTCTAAAGGTAACCTGACACAGTCGCAGATTGAAGAGCTAGCGATTCACCTTGAAAATGCTGAGTTACAAGCATACGAAGTCACCAAAATTACTGATGATTTTCCGAGTATGACTTATCAGGATGCATTTGATATTCAGTGGGAAATCCGGCGCAGAAAAGAAGCGCGTGGTAATAAAATTGTTGGTATGAAAATGGGGCTCACCAGTTGGGCCAAGATGTCGCAGATGGGTGTTGAAAATCCTTGTTACGGCTTTTTAGCCGATTACTTCGCTATCCCTGACGGTGGAGAAGTAAAGCATGATGAACTGATTCATCCAAAAATTGAAGCAGAGTTAGCATTTGTTACCAAAGCGCCGCTCAAAGGTCCGGGGTGTCATATCGGGGACGTATTGCGTGCTACAGACTTTGTCATGCCTGCTGTTGAAGTTATTGATTCGCGCTATAAAGATTTCAAGTTCGATCTTAAGAGTGTTATTGCTGATAACTCCAGTTCGAGTCGTTTTATAACCGGCGGTCGAATGGCTGATACTGCTGATCTTGATCTGAAAAACCTGGGTGTTGTTATGGAGGTCAATGGTGAAGTAGTGGCAACCGGTGCTGGTGCTGCCGTCCTTGGACACCCTGCCGCTTCGGTGGCTATGTTGGCAAATATGCTGGGTGAACGTGGCGAAGAGATACCCGCTGGAACCTTTATTATGATCGGAGCGATTACCGCCGCTGTTCAAGTTAACAAAGGTGACTCTTTCTGTGTGCGCTATCAAGATTTGGGTACGCTTACGGGTAAGTTTGTCTGA
- a CDS encoding 4-oxalocrotonate tautomerase: MPIVQVNMLEGRTDEQKEALIREITEAMVRSISAPRESVRVMINEMPKQHFGIGGNSVKKMGR; the protein is encoded by the coding sequence ATGCCGATTGTACAAGTAAACATGCTTGAAGGCCGTACAGATGAGCAGAAAGAAGCGTTGATTAGAGAGATAACTGAGGCCATGGTGCGCTCTATTAGTGCTCCTCGGGAGAGTGTACGCGTAATGATCAATGAGATGCCTAAACAGCATTTTGGTATTGGTGGCAATTCCGTGAAAAAAATGGGGCGCTAG
- a CDS encoding WD40/YVTN/BNR-like repeat-containing protein, with amino-acid sequence MYPEQRKHKHLFVLMALIPFALVGCEAPLNLESVDKETSQPVRRTDQLQAIASNDQVMIVVGNNGLVLTTAKGELQWQRHQLISQPNLIDVESCPDQSFIALSFEKQIWRTNDNGQQWQMINLGTQENMLDLACASDGSYWVAGSFSSILSSHDGGESWKESSFNEDAMLTSIQFVTNQVAYATGEFGMVVRSDDAGASWKLLEPLPNEFYPQATLFKSNEEGWVVGLDGVVMHTSNAGKSWQVQPTPVAAPLYGLHLGKAGLYALGENATVLQEKNGRWVSVTSPSVSAYLRAAETVGDQLLVAGGNGTLLALNSKKNSNSE; translated from the coding sequence ATGTATCCCGAGCAGCGTAAGCACAAACATCTTTTCGTCCTCATGGCACTTATCCCTTTTGCACTCGTCGGGTGTGAAGCACCGCTGAACTTAGAAAGTGTGGATAAGGAAACCTCTCAGCCGGTCCGACGTACGGACCAACTACAAGCAATTGCTAGTAATGATCAGGTAATGATTGTGGTGGGAAATAATGGCTTGGTGCTGACAACGGCAAAGGGAGAACTGCAATGGCAGCGCCATCAGTTAATAAGCCAGCCAAATTTGATTGATGTGGAGAGTTGCCCTGATCAGAGCTTTATTGCATTGAGCTTCGAAAAGCAGATATGGCGTACTAATGATAATGGTCAGCAATGGCAGATGATCAATTTAGGAACACAAGAAAATATGTTGGATCTAGCCTGTGCATCTGATGGCAGCTATTGGGTGGCGGGTAGCTTTTCAAGCATTCTTTCCAGCCATGATGGCGGAGAAAGCTGGAAAGAAAGTTCTTTCAATGAAGACGCCATGTTAACCAGCATCCAATTTGTTACTAATCAGGTTGCTTACGCTACAGGTGAATTTGGCATGGTAGTGCGCTCTGACGATGCGGGTGCCAGCTGGAAACTACTTGAACCGCTGCCCAATGAGTTTTATCCACAGGCTACGTTGTTTAAGAGCAATGAAGAGGGCTGGGTCGTCGGATTAGACGGGGTGGTCATGCATACCTCTAATGCGGGCAAAAGCTGGCAGGTTCAGCCAACACCCGTTGCTGCGCCTTTGTATGGTTTGCATCTGGGCAAAGCGGGCCTCTATGCCTTGGGTGAGAATGCCACTGTTCTGCAAGAGAAAAATGGGCGTTGGGTCTCTGTGACGTCGCCGTCTGTCTCGGCATATTTACGTGCGGCTGAAACCGTGGGTGATCAGTTATTGGTAGCGGGTGGTAACGGTACGTTACTGGCGCTGAATTCCAAAAAAAATAGCAATTCGGAATAA